The following proteins are encoded in a genomic region of Leptospira kirschneri serovar Cynopteri str. 3522 CT:
- a CDS encoding TIGR01458 family HAD-type hydrolase, with protein MTGENTFPQKETNVKIRNVLLDLDGVLYTGNTALPGASEVVSYLKKNHIPYLFLTNTTTKSRKELSEFLNDLGISAEEEKILNSPRAAGEYIRETGNPKTFFVIKKEIQDDLEKVNLESKTPEAVLVGDIGEEWNYQILNEIFQKVKNGARLIALHKGKFWQTKEGLMLDIGAFVSGIEYATGIKAEIIGKPSGTFFNAALKIISAEASETIMIGDDLDSDVGGAQACGIRGVLVKTGKYRDGILKSSNISPDAVWENIGSLISFFQTI; from the coding sequence ATGACGGGTGAAAATACCTTCCCACAAAAAGAAACAAATGTAAAAATCCGAAACGTATTATTGGATTTAGACGGAGTATTGTATACCGGAAATACTGCTCTTCCAGGTGCGTCTGAAGTAGTTTCTTATTTAAAAAAGAATCATATACCTTATCTGTTTTTGACGAATACTACTACAAAATCGAGAAAGGAACTTTCGGAATTCTTAAATGATTTAGGGATTTCGGCAGAAGAAGAAAAAATTCTGAATTCACCTAGAGCCGCTGGAGAATACATCCGAGAAACAGGAAATCCAAAAACTTTTTTCGTTATCAAAAAAGAAATTCAAGACGATTTGGAAAAAGTTAACTTAGAATCTAAGACCCCTGAAGCGGTGTTAGTCGGAGACATAGGGGAAGAATGGAACTATCAAATTTTAAATGAAATTTTTCAGAAAGTGAAAAACGGAGCCAGGTTGATCGCTCTTCATAAAGGTAAGTTTTGGCAGACAAAAGAAGGATTGATGTTGGACATAGGCGCTTTTGTGTCCGGAATTGAATACGCTACAGGGATTAAAGCCGAAATTATAGGTAAACCTTCGGGAACATTTTTTAATGCTGCTTTAAAAATAATTTCTGCGGAAGCTTCTGAGACGATCATGATAGGAGACGATCTGGATTCTGACGTAGGAGGTGCACAAGCCTGTGGTATTCGAGGAGTTCTCGTAAAAACCGGGAAATATAGAGATGGAATATTAAAAAGTTCAAATATCTCTCCCGATGCCGTTTGGGAGAATATAGGCTCTTTAATTTCTTTCTTTCAAACGATCTAA
- a CDS encoding acyl-CoA thioesterase: MKSEELTEIRKEHSTQIVIRWDELDPNGHVNNKNFQGYLDEARMRAMRDWGFSMEKLKTQNFGPVILSIQLDFKKEINYPETILIESDLFLKTTTRAVFQQRIICQSNQTISCNASTDWVILNLNSKRPAKFLEAIGIEKPI, from the coding sequence ATGAAATCGGAAGAATTAACCGAAATTAGAAAAGAACATTCGACACAAATTGTAATTCGATGGGATGAATTAGACCCAAACGGCCATGTGAATAATAAAAATTTTCAAGGCTACCTAGACGAGGCTCGGATGAGAGCCATGCGCGATTGGGGTTTTTCTATGGAAAAACTAAAAACTCAAAATTTTGGGCCAGTGATTCTTTCGATCCAGTTAGATTTTAAAAAGGAAATCAATTATCCGGAAACGATCTTGATCGAATCCGATCTATTTTTGAAAACCACTACTCGCGCCGTATTTCAACAAAGAATCATCTGTCAGAGCAATCAGACGATTTCGTGTAACGCGAGTACAGATTGGGTAATTCTAAACCTAAATTCAAAACGACCTGCTAAATTTTTAGAAGCGATTGGTATAGAAAAACCAATTTAA
- a CDS encoding TetR/AcrR family transcriptional regulator: protein MKISATQSAIKRKSILQTGIHLIRQNGSTVGIQEVTNKAKIPKGSFYNYFSSKDQFLIEALEEYTQNAILWNNQTLEKGKRKLSYLYEQKIILEKKFLKGGISCLINVLSQCSSPKEQKLRNKLKLSLDSISKGILDSLRLDPKNYSKEILIHIQVLESSWRGAMLLAKATGDPSYLENFLSVHRKLIKEFL from the coding sequence ATGAAAATTTCTGCAACTCAATCCGCGATTAAAAGAAAATCTATACTTCAAACAGGAATTCATCTCATCCGACAAAACGGTTCCACCGTTGGAATCCAAGAAGTCACAAACAAGGCGAAAATTCCTAAAGGATCTTTTTATAATTATTTTTCTTCTAAAGATCAATTTTTAATCGAAGCTTTAGAAGAATATACACAAAACGCGATCCTTTGGAACAATCAAACTCTAGAAAAAGGAAAACGAAAACTATCCTATCTATACGAACAAAAAATAATCTTAGAAAAGAAATTTTTGAAAGGCGGTATTTCCTGTCTAATCAATGTACTTTCTCAATGTTCTTCTCCAAAAGAACAAAAACTGAGAAACAAACTAAAACTCTCTTTGGATTCTATCTCAAAAGGAATTTTAGATTCTCTTCGATTGGATCCTAAAAATTATTCTAAAGAAATTTTAATTCATATTCAGGTTTTAGAATCTTCTTGGAGAGGTGCAATGCTTCTTGCAAAAGCTACAGGTGACCCGTCTTATCTCGAAAATTTTTTATCTGTTCATCGAAAACTTATCAAAGAGTTTCTATAA
- the ahcY gene encoding adenosylhomocysteinase — MSATTQEKGLSYKVKDLSQAEWGRQEIILAEKEMPGLMALRQEYKGKKPLAGARIAGSLHMTIQTAVLIETLTELGAEVRWSSCNIFSTQDHAAAAIAKAGIPVFAWKGETEEEYWWCIEQTIFFGDKGPNMILDDGGDLTAYIHEKYPKLLSEIRGISEETTTGVKSLYKLLKKGELKVPAFNVNDSVTKSKFDNLYGCRESLADGIKRATDVMLAGKVALVCGFGDVGKGSAASLRNFGARVIVTEIDPICALQASMEGYQVLRVEDIIEQVDIVVTATGNDDIITLEHMKAMKDGAILCNIGHFDTEIQMSRLNGEKGVTKKEIKPQVDKYTFPDGKSIIVLAEGRLVNLGCATGHPSFVMSCSFTNQVLAQIELYNNKYELGVYTLPKHLDEKVAALHLEQLGVRLTKLNQKQADYLGVPINGPFKPDHYRY; from the coding sequence ATGTCCGCAACAACACAAGAAAAAGGCTTAAGCTATAAAGTAAAAGATCTCTCCCAAGCTGAGTGGGGAAGACAAGAGATCATTCTGGCGGAAAAAGAAATGCCGGGCCTTATGGCGTTAAGACAAGAGTACAAAGGTAAAAAACCTTTGGCTGGCGCAAGAATCGCCGGATCCCTTCACATGACGATCCAGACTGCGGTACTAATCGAAACCCTGACGGAACTGGGAGCGGAAGTGAGATGGTCTTCTTGCAATATCTTTTCAACTCAAGATCATGCCGCTGCTGCGATCGCTAAGGCTGGGATTCCCGTCTTCGCTTGGAAGGGCGAAACCGAAGAAGAATATTGGTGGTGTATTGAACAGACCATCTTCTTTGGAGACAAGGGACCAAACATGATTCTCGATGACGGAGGAGACCTTACTGCTTACATCCATGAAAAATATCCTAAATTGTTAAGCGAAATCCGAGGTATTTCCGAAGAGACCACTACGGGCGTTAAGAGTCTTTACAAACTTCTCAAAAAAGGAGAATTAAAAGTTCCTGCTTTTAACGTAAACGACTCCGTTACTAAATCCAAATTTGACAATTTATACGGATGTCGTGAATCTCTCGCAGACGGAATCAAAAGAGCAACAGACGTTATGCTCGCTGGTAAAGTAGCTTTGGTCTGCGGTTTTGGAGACGTAGGTAAAGGTTCTGCGGCTTCTCTTCGTAACTTTGGTGCAAGAGTGATCGTAACTGAAATCGATCCGATCTGTGCTCTTCAAGCTTCTATGGAAGGGTATCAAGTTCTTCGTGTAGAAGACATCATCGAACAAGTAGACATCGTAGTAACAGCAACCGGTAATGATGACATCATTACCCTAGAACACATGAAAGCGATGAAAGACGGAGCGATTCTCTGTAACATTGGGCACTTCGACACAGAAATTCAAATGTCCAGACTGAACGGCGAAAAAGGTGTAACTAAAAAAGAGATCAAACCTCAAGTAGACAAATACACTTTCCCAGATGGTAAATCTATCATCGTTCTTGCGGAAGGTCGTCTTGTAAATTTAGGTTGTGCTACCGGCCATCCTTCTTTTGTAATGTCTTGTTCGTTTACCAATCAGGTATTAGCTCAGATCGAACTTTACAACAACAAATACGAGTTAGGCGTTTACACTCTTCCAAAACATTTGGACGAGAAGGTGGCCGCTCTTCACCTCGAACAGTTGGGAGTTCGTTTAACAAAACTGAACCAAAAACAAGCGGACTATTTGGGAGTTCCTATCAACGGGCCTTTCAAACCGGATCATTATAGATATTGA
- a CDS encoding LB099 family protein: MEIYEKEKRKLLSASTPEQYIELSIKSKLTGPKKSSITSEWLTSTGYTIDDIKYARNRHPFWRKKRNQGSYERNSKRLEQHNYYRSDQKIVWDKTKLAKFFDLNSKGLTDHELAKNFRTSIPAVNHIRRKFRFASELLRLDKQKPAKGGILKLCTHSESVLKRLIREKEGK; this comes from the coding sequence ATGGAAATCTACGAAAAAGAAAAACGGAAACTACTTTCAGCATCGACACCGGAGCAGTACATCGAGTTATCCATCAAATCGAAACTGACCGGTCCTAAAAAATCTAGTATCACATCCGAATGGCTTACGTCTACCGGGTATACGATCGACGATATTAAGTACGCAAGAAACCGACATCCCTTCTGGAGAAAGAAGAGAAATCAAGGTTCTTACGAACGTAATAGCAAACGTCTGGAACAACACAATTACTACAGATCCGATCAGAAGATCGTCTGGGATAAAACCAAGTTAGCTAAATTCTTTGATCTCAATTCTAAAGGTTTAACTGATCATGAGTTGGCAAAAAATTTTAGAACTTCTATCCCGGCAGTGAATCATATACGCAGGAAGTTTCGCTTTGCTTCCGAACTTCTAAGACTCGACAAACAAAAACCGGCAAAGGGTGGTATCTTAAAACTTTGCACCCATAGCGAATCGGTCTTAAAGAGGTTGATCCGGGAAAAAGAAGGGAAATAA
- a CDS encoding indolepyruvate ferredoxin oxidoreductase subunit alpha — MAYVVTGLCRNCKYTYCAAVCPVEAFREGTDCLYIEPSVCIDCNKCRPECPVEAIYPDYEVPFVWRDWIDINAQKAKCCPTILDVKIPLKKEGCINPEY; from the coding sequence ATGGCTTATGTTGTTACAGGACTTTGCAGGAATTGTAAATATACATATTGCGCTGCGGTTTGTCCCGTGGAAGCTTTTCGAGAAGGAACCGACTGTTTATATATCGAACCTTCCGTCTGCATTGATTGTAATAAATGCAGACCGGAATGTCCGGTAGAGGCGATTTATCCGGATTATGAAGTGCCTTTTGTCTGGCGGGATTGGATCGATATAAACGCTCAAAAAGCGAAATGTTGTCCTACAATTCTAGACGTAAAAATTCCTCTTAAAAAAGAGGGATGTATAAATCCTGAATATTAG
- a CDS encoding ArsR/SmtB family transcription factor: MVEQLLEAKTHSGNGPKQILSALKALSDETRIRILHILSLSPLNVQEITEVLRMGQSRVSRHLKILTDAGFLIPEREGSWVYYRIPEEKKSPVFSSEITELLLNYKEDLPYRSEDQTQISEILSRRDQKNTFYFNNVAHDWESIQKDVLDPAIYRKKILSYLPDSSSLIYDLGCGPGGLIPYLLTKSDQVIGIDSSPKMLEEAEVAFAGNSHVSFIRSPLENVTSYTKEKSDAVVASMVLHHLSNPPAVIREIYKILKSGGTFCLVDLKKHNQEFMRDSFSDLWLGFDYSLLQDWLELSGFRVISYEEFDTDNVFKILIIQAKKKED; the protein is encoded by the coding sequence TTGGTGGAGCAACTCTTAGAAGCCAAAACTCATTCTGGAAATGGTCCCAAACAGATTCTTTCCGCACTTAAAGCGCTTTCGGATGAAACTAGAATTCGAATTCTACACATTTTATCCCTATCCCCTTTAAATGTACAGGAAATTACAGAGGTTTTGAGAATGGGACAATCTAGAGTTTCCCGACATCTCAAAATTTTAACCGACGCGGGTTTTTTAATTCCGGAAAGAGAAGGTTCTTGGGTTTATTACCGGATTCCGGAAGAAAAGAAAAGCCCCGTTTTTTCTTCGGAAATTACCGAACTTCTTCTGAATTATAAAGAAGACCTTCCGTATCGATCGGAAGACCAAACCCAAATTTCGGAAATTCTTTCCAGAAGAGATCAAAAAAACACATTCTATTTTAATAATGTAGCACACGACTGGGAATCGATTCAAAAGGATGTATTAGATCCTGCAATTTATCGCAAAAAGATTCTTTCTTATTTACCGGATTCTTCCTCGTTAATTTACGATCTGGGTTGCGGCCCCGGAGGTTTAATTCCTTATCTTTTGACAAAATCGGATCAGGTAATCGGAATTGATTCTTCTCCTAAGATGTTGGAAGAGGCGGAGGTTGCATTTGCGGGAAATTCTCACGTATCTTTTATCCGTTCTCCTTTAGAAAACGTGACTTCTTACACCAAAGAGAAGTCTGACGCAGTAGTCGCTTCGATGGTGCTTCATCATCTTTCCAATCCACCTGCAGTTATTCGCGAAATTTATAAAATTCTAAAGTCTGGCGGGACCTTTTGTCTCGTAGATTTGAAAAAACACAACCAAGAGTTTATGAGAGATAGTTTTTCTGATCTTTGGTTGGGATTTGATTATTCACTTTTACAAGACTGGCTGGAACTTTCCGGTTTTAGAGTTATTTCTTACGAAGAATTTGATACGGATAATGTTTTTAAAATTTTGATCATTCAAGCAAAGAAAAAGGAGGACTAA
- the metH gene encoding methionine synthase, with amino-acid sequence MAYKVQNYTNSSSKELLSFLEKQILVIDGAMGTMIQRFSLQEEDFRGEILKNHPHPLKGNNELLCLTRPDVIESIHLKFLEAGANIVETNTFSSNQISQSDYKTEFLVSDLNKAAVVCARNAIMKFQKTNPDHPCLIAGAIGPTTKTATLSPDVNNPAFRAVTFDDLVATFYEQARALVESGVDLLLPETNIDTLNLKAAIFAIEQVFEDLQVRIPVCLSVTITDASGRTLSGQTVEAFYNSIAHCNPLSVGINCALGADEMRPYIEELARVSPCYISCYPNAGLPNAFGGYDQTPEEFGKYIQEFASSGWLNIAGGCCGTTPEHIEAAAKAVRGKKPRALPKIEEVTRLSGLEPLNITPDKGFLLVGERTNVTGSPRFKKLIIEGNFDEAVSVALQQVDAGANIIDINFDEALLDGEASMRHFLNLIAGEPDIAKVPFMIDSSKWSVLEEGLKCIQGKPIVNSISLKEGEDKFLEYAKKIQKYGASAIVMAFDEQGQAATKEDKVRICKRAYDLLVTKASFSPTDIIFDPNILTVATGIEEHNNYAMDFIEAVREIKKLCPGAKVSGGLSNVSFSFRGNNPVREAMHSVFLYHAIGAGLDMAIVNAGMLAVYEEIPKDLLEYVEDVILNRRPDATERLVEFAESVKSAGDKTEKKEEAWREGTSVEERLSHALVKGIVEYIDQDTEEARLKYGRPLTVIEGPLMDGMKIVGELFGAGKMFLPQVVKSARVMKKSVAYLLPFMEEEKNQSEEVVERPKFLIATVKGDVHDIGKNIVGVVLACNNYEVIDLGVMVPSDKILEEARKHNASIIGLSGLITPSLDEMVHVASEMKRIGLEIPLLIGGATTSSAHTAVKIAPVYDHPVVHVLDASRVVNVVNQLLHPDLHEAYFQKVKEDQKIARENYFNTRAERKLISLEQARENRDPIDWSTTVIDKPSFVGIKVFDEEVSLETLVPFIDWTPFFTAWELKGRYPAILESETTGKQARELFADAQKLMQTITSGKLFKTKGVIGIFPANSVRDDIEVYEDENRSKLLTVFHTLRQQIQKQDETEPNYCLADYVAPKESGRIDYIGGFAVTAGHGVEEFAKGFENNQDDYNSIMAKALGDRFAEAFAEYMHYKVRKEYWGYDKNENLSPEDLIREKYRGIRPAAGYPASPDHTEKRTLFDLLQVEKNTGITLTEHFAMWPASSVSGLYFAHPKSKYFAVAKINRDQIEDYAKRKEMSIEVVERWLAPNLAYDPLVISAVS; translated from the coding sequence ATGGCTTATAAGGTTCAAAATTATACAAATTCTTCCTCTAAGGAACTGCTTTCTTTTCTCGAAAAACAAATTTTAGTCATAGACGGCGCAATGGGCACTATGATTCAAAGATTTTCCCTGCAAGAAGAGGATTTTAGAGGAGAGATTCTTAAAAATCACCCCCATCCTCTAAAAGGAAATAACGAACTTCTTTGTTTAACCAGACCAGACGTAATCGAATCGATCCATTTAAAATTTTTAGAAGCCGGAGCTAATATCGTAGAAACGAACACGTTCAGTTCCAACCAAATTTCTCAGAGCGATTATAAGACTGAATTTCTAGTCTCGGATTTAAACAAAGCCGCAGTCGTTTGCGCGCGTAATGCGATCATGAAGTTTCAAAAAACCAATCCTGATCATCCTTGTTTGATTGCGGGAGCGATTGGTCCGACTACTAAAACGGCAACTCTTTCTCCGGATGTAAATAATCCCGCGTTTCGTGCGGTGACTTTTGATGATTTAGTTGCCACGTTTTATGAACAAGCACGCGCACTTGTAGAATCAGGTGTGGATTTACTTCTTCCAGAAACAAACATTGATACTTTGAATTTAAAAGCGGCGATCTTTGCGATTGAACAAGTATTTGAAGATTTGCAAGTTAGAATTCCGGTTTGTCTTTCCGTGACGATTACGGATGCCTCTGGAAGAACTCTTTCCGGTCAAACCGTGGAAGCGTTTTATAATTCTATTGCACATTGTAATCCTCTTTCCGTGGGAATTAATTGTGCTCTCGGAGCTGACGAAATGCGCCCTTATATCGAAGAACTGGCAAGAGTTTCACCCTGTTATATCAGTTGTTATCCGAATGCGGGGTTGCCAAACGCGTTTGGTGGATACGATCAAACTCCGGAAGAATTTGGAAAATACATTCAAGAATTTGCAAGTTCGGGCTGGTTGAACATTGCCGGAGGTTGTTGCGGAACCACTCCGGAACATATAGAGGCGGCAGCCAAAGCGGTTCGAGGGAAAAAACCTAGAGCCCTTCCCAAAATAGAAGAAGTGACTAGGCTTTCAGGACTGGAGCCTTTGAACATCACTCCCGATAAAGGATTTTTATTAGTAGGCGAAAGAACTAACGTTACTGGATCTCCTAGATTCAAAAAACTAATCATAGAAGGAAACTTCGACGAAGCCGTTTCCGTCGCCTTACAACAAGTAGATGCTGGAGCCAACATAATCGACATTAATTTCGACGAAGCCTTGTTAGACGGGGAAGCGTCTATGAGACATTTCTTAAATCTGATCGCAGGTGAACCGGATATTGCTAAGGTTCCGTTTATGATTGATTCTTCCAAGTGGAGCGTTTTAGAAGAGGGCTTAAAATGTATCCAAGGAAAACCGATCGTAAATTCCATTTCTTTAAAAGAAGGAGAGGATAAATTTTTAGAATATGCTAAAAAAATCCAGAAATACGGAGCTTCTGCAATCGTAATGGCCTTCGACGAACAGGGACAGGCCGCAACTAAAGAAGATAAGGTGCGAATTTGTAAAAGAGCATATGACCTTCTTGTGACAAAGGCGAGTTTTAGTCCGACTGATATTATATTTGATCCGAATATTCTCACCGTTGCCACCGGGATCGAAGAACATAACAATTACGCGATGGACTTTATAGAAGCGGTCCGAGAAATCAAAAAACTTTGTCCCGGTGCAAAGGTATCTGGCGGTTTATCTAACGTTTCTTTTTCTTTTCGAGGAAACAATCCTGTCAGAGAGGCGATGCACTCCGTATTTTTGTATCATGCGATCGGGGCCGGACTCGACATGGCCATTGTAAACGCGGGAATGCTCGCAGTTTACGAAGAAATTCCAAAAGATCTATTAGAATATGTTGAAGATGTAATTTTAAACAGAAGACCAGATGCAACTGAACGTCTTGTAGAGTTTGCGGAGAGTGTAAAATCTGCCGGAGACAAAACCGAAAAAAAAGAAGAAGCCTGGAGGGAAGGCACTTCTGTTGAAGAAAGGCTTTCTCACGCTCTAGTCAAAGGAATCGTAGAATACATCGATCAAGATACGGAAGAAGCTAGGCTTAAATATGGACGTCCATTAACCGTCATCGAAGGTCCTTTGATGGATGGAATGAAGATCGTAGGAGAATTGTTCGGTGCCGGAAAGATGTTCCTTCCTCAGGTAGTAAAAAGTGCGAGGGTTATGAAAAAATCCGTGGCTTATCTTTTGCCGTTTATGGAAGAAGAAAAGAACCAATCAGAAGAAGTTGTGGAACGTCCTAAGTTTTTGATCGCGACTGTCAAAGGGGATGTTCACGATATCGGAAAGAATATCGTAGGAGTAGTTCTTGCATGCAATAACTACGAAGTGATCGATCTAGGTGTAATGGTCCCTTCCGATAAAATTTTAGAAGAAGCAAGGAAGCATAACGCGAGCATCATCGGTCTTTCCGGTTTAATTACTCCTTCTTTGGATGAAATGGTTCATGTAGCATCCGAAATGAAACGAATTGGTTTAGAAATTCCTTTGTTGATCGGAGGAGCGACTACAAGTTCCGCTCATACTGCAGTTAAAATTGCACCGGTTTATGATCACCCGGTTGTACACGTACTAGACGCTTCTCGAGTTGTAAACGTAGTGAACCAGTTGTTACATCCGGATCTACACGAAGCGTATTTTCAAAAAGTAAAAGAAGATCAAAAAATCGCTCGGGAAAATTATTTCAATACAAGAGCGGAACGTAAATTGATCTCTCTAGAACAGGCTAGAGAAAATCGTGATCCGATTGATTGGTCTACGACCGTCATAGATAAACCTTCTTTTGTCGGAATCAAGGTTTTTGACGAGGAAGTATCTTTAGAAACGTTGGTTCCGTTTATTGATTGGACTCCTTTTTTTACCGCTTGGGAACTCAAAGGAAGATACCCTGCGATCTTAGAAAGTGAAACGACCGGAAAACAAGCGAGGGAACTTTTTGCGGACGCACAAAAGTTGATGCAGACGATCACAAGCGGAAAACTTTTTAAGACTAAAGGTGTGATTGGAATTTTTCCCGCAAATTCAGTAAGAGACGATATAGAAGTTTATGAGGACGAGAATCGTTCCAAATTGTTGACTGTATTTCATACTCTTCGTCAGCAGATTCAAAAACAAGATGAAACAGAACCTAATTACTGTTTGGCGGACTACGTGGCTCCGAAAGAATCCGGAAGAATCGATTATATAGGAGGTTTTGCTGTCACTGCTGGACATGGTGTGGAGGAATTTGCGAAAGGGTTTGAAAATAATCAAGACGATTATAATTCTATCATGGCGAAGGCGTTAGGCGATCGTTTTGCGGAAGCGTTTGCGGAATACATGCACTATAAAGTTCGAAAAGAATATTGGGGTTACGATAAGAACGAGAATCTTTCTCCGGAGGATCTAATCCGTGAAAAATATAGAGGAATTCGTCCTGCGGCGGGATATCCAGCTTCTCCCGATCATACTGAAAAAAGAACTCTATTCGATTTGTTGCAAGTGGAAAAAAATACCGGGATCACTCTAACGGAACACTTTGCAATGTGGCCTGCAAGTTCGGTCAGTGGGCTTTATTTTGCACATCCTAAGTCAAAATATTTTGCAGTAGCAAAAATCAACCGGGATCAGATCGAAGATTATGCAAAACGAAAAGAAATGAGTATAGAAGTGGTAGAACGTTGGTTGGCCCCAAATTTAGCCTATGATCCTCTTGTAATTTCTGCGGTGAGTTGA
- a CDS encoding polysaccharide deacetylase family protein, whose product MQTTTSKIRFNFKTLIFFYLIRNRNCKVSRFPSRVMRNYLFTCVILCILVPSILFSSPVDDFLNPEKKRKTSTTTSSRDTISKKNPQEKKDLDSPPSSKISDQNSKITNPSEQISKDISKSKKKKYEDAIPTVKDDTPPTPSYTIQSESVSGGGVPVLCYHHLAPQGGPMGGYNLHPNLLEEQFKFLKAAGYQTVRLDQFYSYINGKKPSDFPDKPILLTFDDGSKTHWEVLVPLLKKYGFTASIFIYPSIISSGKKYYMTWDQLNNALDSGVLDLGSHTLYHPKLPTMSRALIRKQLLESKQILETKTGRKVIDLAYPFGLFDPRVIEEAKAIGYRMAFTVNPGKNLPGTPVYNIHRSLVPWGQSQSAFNSILTMAPPPKISISIQDGSWVKAGQEFKIHLEGVQPESVTIQIKSKNVISEVQFPDFTVKIPDFSRKSTFLPMMIQAKTKEGKQIQYQYLFINQKEFKKHPDGTF is encoded by the coding sequence ATGCAAACAACAACTTCTAAAATTCGTTTTAATTTTAAAACGTTAATTTTTTTCTATCTTATTCGAAATCGAAACTGTAAAGTATCTAGATTTCCTTCCCGCGTTATGCGAAATTATTTGTTCACTTGTGTAATTCTTTGTATTTTAGTTCCTTCCATTCTCTTTTCTTCCCCCGTAGACGATTTTCTCAATCCCGAAAAAAAAAGAAAAACGAGCACTACAACTTCTTCTCGAGATACAATTTCTAAAAAAAATCCACAGGAAAAAAAAGATTTAGACTCACCACCTAGTTCCAAAATATCGGATCAAAATTCTAAAATTACAAACCCATCGGAACAAATCTCTAAGGATATTTCTAAATCCAAAAAGAAAAAATACGAAGACGCGATCCCTACCGTTAAAGACGACACTCCACCTACTCCGAGTTATACGATTCAATCCGAATCCGTTTCGGGTGGTGGTGTTCCGGTTCTTTGTTATCATCATCTCGCGCCTCAAGGCGGTCCTATGGGCGGTTACAATCTTCATCCAAATCTTTTAGAAGAACAGTTTAAATTTTTGAAAGCCGCCGGTTATCAAACGGTTCGTTTGGATCAATTTTATTCTTATATCAACGGTAAAAAACCTTCCGACTTTCCAGATAAACCTATCCTTTTGACTTTTGACGACGGTTCCAAAACCCACTGGGAAGTTTTAGTTCCATTACTGAAAAAATATGGTTTCACCGCTTCTATATTTATTTATCCATCGATCATTTCTTCGGGTAAAAAATATTACATGACCTGGGATCAGTTGAATAACGCTTTGGATAGTGGTGTTTTAGATCTGGGTTCTCATACGTTATACCACCCCAAACTTCCAACGATGAGTCGCGCCTTAATTCGAAAACAACTTTTAGAATCCAAACAAATTTTAGAAACTAAAACCGGTAGAAAGGTGATCGATCTCGCTTATCCTTTTGGCCTTTTCGATCCTAGAGTAATTGAAGAAGCCAAAGCGATCGGCTATAGAATGGCGTTTACGGTAAATCCTGGAAAGAATCTGCCAGGAACACCCGTTTATAACATCCATAGATCTTTGGTTCCTTGGGGACAGTCTCAGTCCGCATTTAACTCCATTTTGACGATGGCTCCTCCTCCTAAAATTTCCATTTCTATCCAAGACGGTTCCTGGGTAAAAGCGGGTCAGGAATTTAAAATTCATCTCGAAGGAGTTCAACCGGAGTCTGTAACCATCCAAATCAAAAGTAAAAACGTAATTTCAGAAGTTCAATTTCCGGATTTTACCGTTAAAATTCCCGACTTTTCTAGAAAGTCCACGTTTCTTCCTATGATGATACAAGCTAAAACGAAAGAAGGAAAACAAATTCAATACCAATATCTTTTTATCAATCAAAAAGAATTTAAGAAACATCCGGACGGCACTTTTTAA